The Rhopalosiphum maidis isolate BTI-1 chromosome 1, ASM367621v3, whole genome shotgun sequence genome has a segment encoding these proteins:
- the LOC113561162 gene encoding protein PF14_0175-like, with protein sequence MSSPNQQPVVEDIVSIFETTQNQSWSIFNDKLNSVSNKDSKKKDPVKSDNYITLSSDDVPVFGLVPRLDKVMLVSCNECAMIVKRDCIHSHFYRRHNSNNVNHSEADKFSLVNFLCTVKTNKNKKLKMTVRKPPEKKMNEREKVDTVVKEIKTEFDQIEYERLLKTNRAKIKQENTTEYVEQHNVDMVTTSCNPSTSSGNLDWDIKPCIKNLTHCTEVKVNEKIIERDKDVNKLSTVSLNNKEDLQSNKYLDTQSIEHVVNYVTSSNELIKLDPIKKIKPKLTIDFSGFMYGFDEEYHKKYLNYKNKYQKLPHKIKNIKEKTKLTIKNEYSDIMGNRNDDDIATFYNQSSNTSAVDVKIEYYKLFSGLQNDCEQTKLFPCNKYLDVKNEIFSDSSDTSYHQPTELPKEEFQNIPINIYPDVKIKEEYDENNDKCKVELTKISTDNNHFEVMDNMYSSNIDNNLSTIVKEEVTLTESSENIMNNESSDESFIRNNQSAIALLDINEVLRPYLFSTDMNEESKSFLFTTNTNEESKSSLSTDFINKKSKHSLITDYITDNSYTEYYQLYTNSIPQLSPSYKYLDDDNLNDELNLQDENNLLNIKVEEDLNDKLNFQEEDHLNNELNLQSKDNLNDELNFQVKEEFSNELHLQNDEIINEFNDLNNEFNLQSDKDLIDEINLQAEDDLSDEISFHSEDDLDYELNFHGEEDLNVELNLQGEDESSMDLDYQDEDDLRDELNYQRVDDELGLLSEDNLTDVDNLSNVEDMTDEEENLSGKENLGSDDVKTNDNLKYDCPIPSQLLNNEEETKHIPSKDCSDIINNESSNDAFTDHDQSSTVTLDNEKELESNSIIDDAYVMIDNDGIVNNFENKYYRLSPELYDHDAQTSFTPNYKYSDVISNESSDNSDESVSIHDQSSVELLEIRDKTDHLSTDHSSDFTSDESLYDSDSTTSSSNQSTVLFDIMKKPKYTRTNFLEDHEQFMDRISKLAKSFGLVDGKNNCTKTNVPLECMNCYETTDDFVDIYGTQIDEPSVPITSNTQINEYDVNNFTPISSSAQIINNTIIPKDVEEYELKDNNDCDCNVSNKSHYLSHFHPHPYNQAQNNNSMHNPINENNCKIYNSEHYKPNEHILHGNTINEAIPFINKNNEIYKELMKIVDKSVLERKCKIMPYARIAKNLKKNLKRRVADDKENRNHSISRGFKKFKMEFIERDFSCSDESDNNDNVDD encoded by the coding sequence ATGTCTTCTCCTAACCAACAACCAGTTGTAGAGGACATTGTCTCTATTTTTGAAACAACTCAAAATCAGTCCTGGTCCATATTCAACGATAAACTGAACAGTGTTTCCAATAAAGACTCTAAGAAAAAAGATCCAGTTAAATCAGACAACTATATTACTTTATCTAGTGATGATGTTCCTGTATTTGGCTTAGTCCCTCGACTTGATAAAGTGATGTTAGTTTCATGTAATGAATGTGCAATGATAGTAAAAAGAGATTGTATACATAGCCATTTTTATCGCCGTCACAACAGTAATAATGTTAATCATTCAGAAGCTGATAAATTTTCACTAGTTAACTTTTTATGCACtgtaaaaaccaataaaaataaaaagctaaAGATGACTGTTCGAAAGCCTCCCGAAAAGAAAATGAATGAACGTGAAAAAGTTGATACTGTTGTAAAGgaaataaaaactgaatttgATCAAATAGAGTATGaaagattattaaaaacaaatagagCAAAAATCAAACAAGAAAATACAACTGAATATGTCGAACAACATAATGTTGATATGGTAACAACAAGTTGCAACCCTAGTACCAGTTCTGGTAATTTAGATTGGGATATTAAaccatgtattaaaaatttaactcacTGTACTGAAGTTaaagtaaatgaaaaaattatagagcGTGATAaagatgtaaataaattatcaacagTATCACTCAATAATAAAGAAGATCtacaaagtaataaatacttaGATACTCAGAGCATTGAACATGTTGTTAATTATGTTACTAGTTCTAatgagttaataaaattagatccaattaaaaaaattaaacctaaACTAACTATAGATTTTTCTGGTTTCATGTATGGATTTGATGaagaatatcataaaaaatatcttaactataaaaataagtatcaaaaattaccgcataaaataaaaaatattaaagaaaaaactaaattaacgataaaaaatgaatattcagATATTATGGGCAATAGAAATGATGATGATATTGcaactttttataatcaatcatCAAATACATCTGCAGTTGATGTTAAAattgagtattataaattattttctggaTTACAAAATGACTGTGAACAAACAAAACTTTTTCCgtgcaataaatatttagatgtaaaaaatgaaatttttagtGATTCTTCTGATACTAGTTATCATCAACCTACTGAATTGCCAAAAgaagaatttcaaaatataccaattaatatatatccagatgtgaaaataaaagaagaatatgatgaaaataatgacAAATGTAAAGTTGAATTAACCAAAATTTCAACAGACaataatcattttgaagttatggataatatgtattctagtaatattgataataatcttTCAACAATTGTCAAAGAAGAAGTAACATTAACGGAAAGCagtgaaaatataatgaataatgaaagtTCTGATGAATCTTTTATTAGGAACAATCAATCTGCAATTGCATTACTGGATATTAATGAAGTATTAAGgccttatttattttctaccgATATGAATGAAGAATCAAagtcttttttatttactaccaATACAAATGAAGAATCAAAGTCTTCATTGAGCACagactttattaataaaaaatctaaacattCATTAATCACCGACTACATTACAGATAATTCCTACActgaatattatcaattatatacaaattcaatTCCTCAACTTTCAccaagttataagtatttagatGATGACAATTTGAATGATGAACTCAATTTACaggatgaaaataatttgctcAATATTAAAGTGGAAGAAGATTTGAATGATAAACTCAATTTTCAGGAAGAAgaccatttaaataatgagcTGAATTTACAGAGTAAAGACAATTTAAATGATGAACTCAATTTTCAGGTCAAAGAAGAGTTCAGCAATGAACTCCATTTGCAAAATGATGAAATCATCaatgaattcaatgatttgaacaatgaatttaatttgcaGAGTGATAAAGATTTGATTGATGAAATCAACTTACAGGCTGAAGATGATTTAAGCGATGAAATAAGTTTTCATAGTGAAGATGATTTGGACTATGAACTAAATTTTCATGGTGAAGAAGATTTGAatgttgaattaaatttacaggGTGAAGACGAATCGAGTATGGATCTTGATTATCAGGATGAAGATGATTTAAGAGATGAACTCAATTATCAGAGAGTTGATGATGAACTCGGTTTGCTAAGTGAAGACAATTTAACTGATGTGGACAATTTAAGCAATGTAGAGGATATGACTGATGAAGAAGAAAACTTGAGTGGTAAAGAAAATTTGGGTAGTGATGATGTTAAAACtaatgacaatttaaaatatgattgccCAATACCATctcaattactaaataatgaaGAAGAAACAAAACATATACCAAGCAAGGATTGttctgatattataaataatgaaagttCTAATGATGCTTTTACTGATCATGATCAATCATCCACTGTAACATTAGACAATGAAAAAGAATTAGAATCTAATTCTATAATAGATGATGCTTATGTTATGATTGATAATGATGGTAttgttaacaattttgaaaataagtattatcgATTATCGCCTGAACTATATGACCACGATGCACAAACATCATTTACaccaaactataaatattcagATGTTATAAGTAATGAAAGTTCAGACAATTCTGATGAGTCTGTATCAATTCATGATCAATCATCTGttgaattattagaaattaggGACAAAACAGATCATTTATCAACTGATCATTCCTCTGATTTTACAAGCGATGAAAGTTTGTATGATTCTGATTCTACTACTAGTAGTAGTAATCAATCAActgtattatttgatattatgaaaaaaccaaaatatactCGAACCAATTTCTTAGAAGACCATGAACAGTTCATGGATCGTATTTCTAAGTTAGCAAAATCATTTGGTTTAGTGGATGGTAAAAACAATTGTACTAAAACCAATGTACCATTAGAATGTATGAATTGTTATGAAACCACTGACGATTTCGTTGACATTTATGGCACTCAAATCGATGAACCTTCTGTTCCTATTACCTCTAATActcaaattaatgaatatgatgttaataattttactcctATTAGTTCAAGtgcacaaattataaataataccatcattccCAAGGATGTTGAAGAATATGaacttaaagataataatgacTGTGATTGTAATGTTTCAAATAAGTCACATTATTTATCTCATTTTCATCCACATCCTTATAACCaggcacaaaataataattcaatgcaTAACCCTATCAATGAAAACAATtgcaaaatatacaattctgAACATTACAAACCAAATGAGCATATTTTACACggaaatacaattaatgaagCGATaccatttataaacaaaaataatgaaatttataaagaacTTATGAAGATTGTTGATAAAAGTGTTCTTGaaagaaaatgtaaaataatgccATATGCCCGAATAgcaaagaatttaaaaaaaaatttaaagagaCGAGTTGCTGATGATAAAGAAAATCGTAATCATTCAATATCAAGAggctttaaaaaatttaagatggAATTTATAGAGAGAGATTTTTCATGCTCTGATGAATctgacaataatgataatgtcgatgattga